In Vigna angularis cultivar LongXiaoDou No.4 chromosome 8, ASM1680809v1, whole genome shotgun sequence, one DNA window encodes the following:
- the LOC108344017 gene encoding uncharacterized protein LOC108344017, with the protein MGVQESVVEYIGRIQVVVSAMRACDKVVKDKKIVEKILRTLTPEYDHIVVAIEECKDLENMRVEELQNSLKAHEQRLVERRNAEKVLVQGTNQALQARNNQSYKGRGAGRARGRSQGG; encoded by the coding sequence ATGGGAGTGCAAGAATCAGTCGTTGAGTACATTGGAAGGATCCAAGTAGTGGTGAGCGCCATGAGAGCCTGTGACAAGGTCGTGAAAGATAAGAAAATTGTGGAGAAAATACTCAGAACGTTAACCCCGGAGTATGACCATATAGTTGTGGCCATAGAAGAATGTAAAGATCTTGAGAATATGAGAGTCGAGGAATTACAGAATTCTCTGAAGGCGCATGAGCAGAGGTTGGTTGAAAGGAGAAATGCCGAAAAGGTGCTTGTTCAAGGCACAAATCAAGCCTTGCAAGCCAGAAATAATCAAAGCTACAAGGGTCGTGGAGCTGGAAGAGCTAGAGGCCGATCACAAGGGGGATGA
- the LOC108344878 gene encoding mitogen-activated protein kinase kinase 9 — translation MALVRHRRHPNLRLPLPEISERRPRFPLPLPPTAAKPAAGEGITAADLENLAVLGHGNGGTVYKVRHKTTSATYALKIIHSNADATMRRRAFSETSILRRATDCPHVVRFHGSFEKPSGDVAILMEYMDGGTLETALATSGTFSEGRLAAVARDILEGLACLHSRNIAHRDIKPANILVNSQGEVKIADFGVSKLMCRTLEACNSYVGTCAYMSPERFDPEASGGNYNGFAADIWSLGLTLFELYVGHFPFLETGQRPDWATLICAICYGDPPSLPETASAEFRSFVESCLKKDSGDRWTAAQLLTHPFVCKNPETH, via the coding sequence ATGGCACTTGTCCGCCACCGCCGCCATCCTAATCTCCGCCTACCCCTCCCGGAGATCTCTGAGCGCCGCCCCCGCTTCCCTCTCCCCCTCCCTCCCACCGCCGCTAAACCCGCCGCCGGAGAAGGCATCACCGCCGCCGACCTCGAAAACCTCGCCGTGCTCGGCCACGGCAACGGCGGCACCGTCTACAAGGTCCGCCACAAGACAACCTCCGCCACCTACGCGCTCAAAATCATCCACAGCAACGCCGACGCCACCATGCGCCGCCGCGCGTTCTCGGAAACATCCATCCTCCGCCGTGCCACCGACTGCCCCCACGTCGTCCGCTTCCACGGCTCCTTCGAAAAGCCCTCCGGCGACGTCGCCATCCTCATGGAGTACATGGACGGCGGCACCCTCGAGACCGCCCTCGCCACCAGCGGCACGTTCTCAGAGGGAAGGCTTGCCGCGGTGGCGCGTGATATCCTCGAGGGCCTCGCGTGCCTCCACTCTCGCAACATCGCGCACCGCGACATCAAACCTGCGAACATCCTCGTAAACTCACAGGGAGAAGTTAAAATTGCAGACTTCGGAGTCAGCAAACTCATGTGCCGCACGCTCGAAGCCTGCAACTCTTATGTCGGCACGTGCGCGTACATGAGTCCGGAACGGTTCGACCCGGAAGCATCAGGCGGGAACTACAACGGTTTCGCTGCGGATATTTGGAGTTTGGGTTTGACCCTCTTTGAACTCTACGTGGGTCACTTCCCGTTTCTTGAAACGGGTCAGCGACCCGATTGGGCTACCCTAATATGTGCCATTTGTTACGGCGACCCCCCTAGCCTCCCCGAGACAGCGTCAGCTGAATTTCGCAGCTTCGTCGAATCCTGTCTCAAAAAGGACTCCGGTGATAGGTGGACGGCGGCACAACTCTTGACCCACCCGTTCGTGTGCAAAAACCCGGAAACTCACTAA